One genomic window of Etheostoma spectabile isolate EspeVRDwgs_2016 chromosome 7, UIUC_Espe_1.0, whole genome shotgun sequence includes the following:
- the LOC116693152 gene encoding glutamate receptor-interacting protein 2 isoform X1, with protein MNMSARVAIGKGRLTPKKLSFAFPPTDSLRKGSRSAGGKRRMFSFSLRCRLGIIRGGTKDEGPYSKGSKESGATDQSHSSCRRSFSAEECRGVTTVDLMKREGSNLGLTISGGSDKDGKPRVSNLRPGGLAARSDQLNVGDYIKSVNGINLSKLRHDEIISLLKNIGERVVLEVEYELPQLVQNPSGVLTKTMEVCLHKEGNSFGFVMRGGFHEDWRRSRPLVVTYIRPGGPADREGTLKAGDRVLSIDGMPLNREKHADALTMLMQSSQEALFLIEYDVSVMEAMQQASGPLLVEIVKGPSTSLGISLTTTIYRSKQVIIIDKIKAASVVERCGALHAGDILLSIDGTSTEHCSLMEATQLLASTCDVVKLEILPASQSRLPVRPQDTVKVQKSNHHHWDQSSNYCHPPHASHCKTWSSPSHPHNQQDHCKSLVSGGFSPSSTATSGFSSQGSNTLPCPIPPVAPTSPRSLTGKRRNRKKDHKSSLSLTSSSVGPGGQIFHVETSEVILRGDPLTGFGIQLQGGVFATETLSAPPVIRFIEPDSPAERCGLLQVGDRLLSINGIPTEDGTLEEAHQLLRDSALANKVTVEIEFDVAESVVPSSGTFHVKLPKRRGVELGITISASKKPGKPLIISDIRKGSIAHRTGTLEPGDRLLAIDSVRLENCTMEDAMHVLQQAEDMVKLRIQKDEDNIDELEMSGSIIYTVELKRYNGPLGITISGTEEPFDPIVISGLTKKGLAERTGAIHIGDRVLAINGVSLKGKPLSEAIHLLQMAGESVTLKIKKKADQPDGRRPLDREAGFLSDTEDDLTDSQKTSKHSEVYSATLPSIDSAMSSWDSSGFDAGYSSQGTYLHKATDLLLNPNEWRRTKHRSQTSSSSAGLLHHAALYDGRFTEDEWDKIPGFVSPPRCHGTLNQEDSLWSQALQDLETCGQSEILRELEASMTGSAFSLYLEETKTNDDSMFHTEISPIKRERMHGESRNKSNLNTSTGARDDILSSIPLTLHKVTVRKDIESHDFGFSVSDGLLEKGVYVNMIRPDGPADQAGLKPFDRILQVNRVRTRDLDCCLTVPLIIEAGDSLDLVISRNPLAAADTGLPDDSDDPLNSLFCFPEHRTNSIAL; from the exons ATGAACATGTCAGCGAGGGTAGCAATTGGAAAGGGGCGCCTCACTCCCAAGAAGCTCTCCTTTGCTTTCCCACCGACTGATTCCCTGAGGAAAGGCAGCCGTTCTGCAGGAGGAAAGCGGAGGATGTTCTCGTTTTCTCTCAGATGTCGACTGGGCATCATCAGAGGGGGAACCAAAG ATGAAGGACCATACTCAAAGGGGAGCAAGGAGTCCGGGGCAACTGACCAATCACATTCATCCTGCAGGCGCAGCTTCTCAG CAGAGGAGTGCCGAGGAGTGACCACGGTGGACCTGATGAAAAGGGAAGGCAGCaaccttggcctcaccatctccggAGGCTCTGATAAGGATGGCAAGCCCAGAGTGTCAAACCTACGGCCAGGTGGGCTAGCTGCCAG GAGCGACCAGCTGAATGTAGGAGACTACATAAAGTCAGTGAATGGCATCAACCTGTCAAAGCTTCGCCACGATGAGATCATCAGCCTGCTGAAGAACATCGGGGAGAGAGTTGTGCTGGAGGTGGAGTACGAGCTGCCTCAACTCG TCCAGAACCCCTCAGGAGTCTTAACCAAAACCATGGAGGTGTGTTTACACAAGGAGGGAAACAGCTTTGGGTTTGTTATGAGAG GAGGCTTCCACGAGGACTGGCGCAGGTCTCGTCCTCTGGTGGTTACATACATCAGGCCCGGAGGCCCCGCTGACAG AGAGGGCACTTTGAAGGCCGGAGACCGAGTATTGAGCATAGACGGCATGCCTTTAAACCGAGAGAAGCACGCTGACGCTTTGACCATGCTGATGCAGAGCAGCCAGGAAGCTCTGTTCCTGATTGAGTATGACGTCTCCGTCATGG AGGCAATGCAGCAAGCCTCGGGCCCTCTGCTGGTGGAGATAGTGAAAGGTCCCTCCACCAGCCTCGGGATCAGCCTCACTACAACAATATACAGGAGCAAAcaagttattattattgacaAGATAAAGGCAGCCAGCGTGGTGGAAAG gTGTGGAGCGCTGCATGCAGGGGACATCCTTCTGTCCATAGATGGGACCAGCACAGAGCACTGCTCTCTGATGGAGGCCACGCAGCTACTTGCTAGCACTTGTGATGTTGTGAAACTGGAGATTCTCccagccagtcagagcagactTCCTGTCAGGCCGCAAGACACAG TAAAAGTGCAGAAGAGCAACCATCATCACTGGGACCAAAGCAGCAACTACTGCCATCCCCCACATGCCAGCCACTGCAAGACATGGAGCAGCCCAAGCCACCCACACAACCAGCAGGACCACTGCAAAT CTCTGGTGAGCGGTGGCTTCTCCCCTTCCTCCACAGCCACCTCGGGCTTTAGCAGCCAGGGTAGCAACACGCTGCCCTGTCCCATCCCTCCGGTAGCTCCCACCAGCCCCCGCAGCTTGACGGGCAAGAGGAGGAACAGGAAGAAGGACCATAAAAGCTCAC TTTCTCTGACGTCCAGTTCTGTCGGCCCAGGGGGGCAGATTTTTCATGTGGAAACAAGCGAGGTCATCCTGAGGGGGGATCCACTCACAGGTTTTGGGATCCAGCTGCAGGGGGGTGTTTTTGCCACAGAAACCCTGTCTGCTCCCCCAGTCATCCGCTTTATTGAGCCCGACAGCCCAGCTGAGAG GTGTGGACTGCTGCAGGTTGGGGACAGACTGTTGTCCATTAATGGGATCCCGACTGAAGATGGCACTTTGGAGGAAGCCCATCAGCTGCTCAGAGACTCCGCTCTGGCCAACAAGGTCACAGTGGAGATTGAGTTTGACGTTGCAG AGTCGGTGGTTCCCAGCAGTGGTACCTTCCACGTTAAACTACCCAAGAGGAGAGGAGTGGAGCTGGGCATTACCATCAGTG CAAGTAAGAAACCTGGCAAGCCCCTCATCATCTCTGACATCAGAAAAGGAAGCATAGCACACAG AACAGGCACTCTGGAGCCTGGAGACCGGCTACTGGCCATCGACAGTGTGCGTCTGGAGAACTGCACCATGGAGGACGCCATGCATGTCCTACAGCAGGCCGAGGACATGGTCAAACTCCGAATCCAGAaagatgaggacaacattg ATGAGTTGGAGATGTCAGGCTCTATAATCTACACCGTTGAGCTGAAGAGATATAACGGACCACTAGGCATCACGATCTCTGGCACAGAGGAGCCCTTTGATCCCATCGTCATTTCTGGCCTCACTAAGAAAGGCCTGGCAGAGAG GACCGGGGCCATCCATATAGGGGACCGTGTCCTGGCCATCAACGGAGTCAGTCTGAAAGGAAAGCCACTGAGCGAGGCCATCCATCTTCTGCAGATGGCTGGGGAGTCCGTCACcctcaagataaaaaaaaaggctgacc AACCTGACGGCCGACGGCCTCTGGATAGAGAAGCTGGGTTTTTAAGTGACACGGAGGATGACCTGACAGACTCCCAGAAGACCAGTAAACACTCCGAGGTCTACTCAGCCACTCTGCCCAGTATAGACTCTGCAATGAGCTCCTGGGACAGCTCAGGGTTTGACGCCGGCTACAGTAGCCAAG GTACATATCTTCACAAAGCAACCGATTTATTGCTCAATCCGAATGAGTGGCGACGCACAAAGCACAGGAGCCAAACCAGTTCCAGCTCTGCAGGCCTACTCCACCACGCAGCGCTGTATGATGGGAGGTTCACTGAGGATGAGTGGGACAAGATACCTGG ATTCGTCAGCCCCCCTCGTTGCCATGGCACCCTGAACCAGGAAGATAGCCTCTGGTCCCAGGCTCTGCAAGACCTCGAGACCTGTGGCCAGTCAGAGATTCTCAGGGAGCTGGAG gcATCCATGACAGGCAGCGCTTTCAGTCTGTACCTTGAGGAAACCAAGACCAACGACGACTCAATGTTTCATACTGAAATTAGTCCCATTAAGAGGGAGAGGATGCATGGCGAGTCTAGGAACAAAAGCAACCTGAACACGTCGACTGGAGCCAGAGATGATATTTTGTCCTCTATCCCTCTGACACTGCACAAG GTGACTGTAAGGAAGGACATTGAGAGCCATGACTTTGGTTTCAGTGTATCCGACGGGCTCCTGGAGAAAGGGGTCTATGTCAACATGATCCGCCCTGATGGCCCTGCTGACCAGGCAGGGTTAAAACCTTTTGACCGCATTCTTCAG
- the LOC116693152 gene encoding glutamate receptor-interacting protein 2 isoform X2, with protein MNMSARVAIGKGRLTPKKLSFAFPPTDSLRKGSRSAGGKRRMFSFSLRCRLGIIRGGTKDEGPYSKGSKESGATDQSHSSCRRSFSEECRGVTTVDLMKREGSNLGLTISGGSDKDGKPRVSNLRPGGLAARSDQLNVGDYIKSVNGINLSKLRHDEIISLLKNIGERVVLEVEYELPQLVQNPSGVLTKTMEVCLHKEGNSFGFVMRGGFHEDWRRSRPLVVTYIRPGGPADREGTLKAGDRVLSIDGMPLNREKHADALTMLMQSSQEALFLIEYDVSVMEAMQQASGPLLVEIVKGPSTSLGISLTTTIYRSKQVIIIDKIKAASVVERCGALHAGDILLSIDGTSTEHCSLMEATQLLASTCDVVKLEILPASQSRLPVRPQDTVKVQKSNHHHWDQSSNYCHPPHASHCKTWSSPSHPHNQQDHCKSLVSGGFSPSSTATSGFSSQGSNTLPCPIPPVAPTSPRSLTGKRRNRKKDHKSSLSLTSSSVGPGGQIFHVETSEVILRGDPLTGFGIQLQGGVFATETLSAPPVIRFIEPDSPAERCGLLQVGDRLLSINGIPTEDGTLEEAHQLLRDSALANKVTVEIEFDVAESVVPSSGTFHVKLPKRRGVELGITISASKKPGKPLIISDIRKGSIAHRTGTLEPGDRLLAIDSVRLENCTMEDAMHVLQQAEDMVKLRIQKDEDNIDELEMSGSIIYTVELKRYNGPLGITISGTEEPFDPIVISGLTKKGLAERTGAIHIGDRVLAINGVSLKGKPLSEAIHLLQMAGESVTLKIKKKADQPDGRRPLDREAGFLSDTEDDLTDSQKTSKHSEVYSATLPSIDSAMSSWDSSGFDAGYSSQGTYLHKATDLLLNPNEWRRTKHRSQTSSSSAGLLHHAALYDGRFTEDEWDKIPGFVSPPRCHGTLNQEDSLWSQALQDLETCGQSEILRELEASMTGSAFSLYLEETKTNDDSMFHTEISPIKRERMHGESRNKSNLNTSTGARDDILSSIPLTLHKVTVRKDIESHDFGFSVSDGLLEKGVYVNMIRPDGPADQAGLKPFDRILQVNRVRTRDLDCCLTVPLIIEAGDSLDLVISRNPLAAADTGLPDDSDDPLNSLFCFPEHRTNSIAL; from the exons ATGAACATGTCAGCGAGGGTAGCAATTGGAAAGGGGCGCCTCACTCCCAAGAAGCTCTCCTTTGCTTTCCCACCGACTGATTCCCTGAGGAAAGGCAGCCGTTCTGCAGGAGGAAAGCGGAGGATGTTCTCGTTTTCTCTCAGATGTCGACTGGGCATCATCAGAGGGGGAACCAAAG ATGAAGGACCATACTCAAAGGGGAGCAAGGAGTCCGGGGCAACTGACCAATCACATTCATCCTGCAGGCGCAGCTTCTCAG AGGAGTGCCGAGGAGTGACCACGGTGGACCTGATGAAAAGGGAAGGCAGCaaccttggcctcaccatctccggAGGCTCTGATAAGGATGGCAAGCCCAGAGTGTCAAACCTACGGCCAGGTGGGCTAGCTGCCAG GAGCGACCAGCTGAATGTAGGAGACTACATAAAGTCAGTGAATGGCATCAACCTGTCAAAGCTTCGCCACGATGAGATCATCAGCCTGCTGAAGAACATCGGGGAGAGAGTTGTGCTGGAGGTGGAGTACGAGCTGCCTCAACTCG TCCAGAACCCCTCAGGAGTCTTAACCAAAACCATGGAGGTGTGTTTACACAAGGAGGGAAACAGCTTTGGGTTTGTTATGAGAG GAGGCTTCCACGAGGACTGGCGCAGGTCTCGTCCTCTGGTGGTTACATACATCAGGCCCGGAGGCCCCGCTGACAG AGAGGGCACTTTGAAGGCCGGAGACCGAGTATTGAGCATAGACGGCATGCCTTTAAACCGAGAGAAGCACGCTGACGCTTTGACCATGCTGATGCAGAGCAGCCAGGAAGCTCTGTTCCTGATTGAGTATGACGTCTCCGTCATGG AGGCAATGCAGCAAGCCTCGGGCCCTCTGCTGGTGGAGATAGTGAAAGGTCCCTCCACCAGCCTCGGGATCAGCCTCACTACAACAATATACAGGAGCAAAcaagttattattattgacaAGATAAAGGCAGCCAGCGTGGTGGAAAG gTGTGGAGCGCTGCATGCAGGGGACATCCTTCTGTCCATAGATGGGACCAGCACAGAGCACTGCTCTCTGATGGAGGCCACGCAGCTACTTGCTAGCACTTGTGATGTTGTGAAACTGGAGATTCTCccagccagtcagagcagactTCCTGTCAGGCCGCAAGACACAG TAAAAGTGCAGAAGAGCAACCATCATCACTGGGACCAAAGCAGCAACTACTGCCATCCCCCACATGCCAGCCACTGCAAGACATGGAGCAGCCCAAGCCACCCACACAACCAGCAGGACCACTGCAAAT CTCTGGTGAGCGGTGGCTTCTCCCCTTCCTCCACAGCCACCTCGGGCTTTAGCAGCCAGGGTAGCAACACGCTGCCCTGTCCCATCCCTCCGGTAGCTCCCACCAGCCCCCGCAGCTTGACGGGCAAGAGGAGGAACAGGAAGAAGGACCATAAAAGCTCAC TTTCTCTGACGTCCAGTTCTGTCGGCCCAGGGGGGCAGATTTTTCATGTGGAAACAAGCGAGGTCATCCTGAGGGGGGATCCACTCACAGGTTTTGGGATCCAGCTGCAGGGGGGTGTTTTTGCCACAGAAACCCTGTCTGCTCCCCCAGTCATCCGCTTTATTGAGCCCGACAGCCCAGCTGAGAG GTGTGGACTGCTGCAGGTTGGGGACAGACTGTTGTCCATTAATGGGATCCCGACTGAAGATGGCACTTTGGAGGAAGCCCATCAGCTGCTCAGAGACTCCGCTCTGGCCAACAAGGTCACAGTGGAGATTGAGTTTGACGTTGCAG AGTCGGTGGTTCCCAGCAGTGGTACCTTCCACGTTAAACTACCCAAGAGGAGAGGAGTGGAGCTGGGCATTACCATCAGTG CAAGTAAGAAACCTGGCAAGCCCCTCATCATCTCTGACATCAGAAAAGGAAGCATAGCACACAG AACAGGCACTCTGGAGCCTGGAGACCGGCTACTGGCCATCGACAGTGTGCGTCTGGAGAACTGCACCATGGAGGACGCCATGCATGTCCTACAGCAGGCCGAGGACATGGTCAAACTCCGAATCCAGAaagatgaggacaacattg ATGAGTTGGAGATGTCAGGCTCTATAATCTACACCGTTGAGCTGAAGAGATATAACGGACCACTAGGCATCACGATCTCTGGCACAGAGGAGCCCTTTGATCCCATCGTCATTTCTGGCCTCACTAAGAAAGGCCTGGCAGAGAG GACCGGGGCCATCCATATAGGGGACCGTGTCCTGGCCATCAACGGAGTCAGTCTGAAAGGAAAGCCACTGAGCGAGGCCATCCATCTTCTGCAGATGGCTGGGGAGTCCGTCACcctcaagataaaaaaaaaggctgacc AACCTGACGGCCGACGGCCTCTGGATAGAGAAGCTGGGTTTTTAAGTGACACGGAGGATGACCTGACAGACTCCCAGAAGACCAGTAAACACTCCGAGGTCTACTCAGCCACTCTGCCCAGTATAGACTCTGCAATGAGCTCCTGGGACAGCTCAGGGTTTGACGCCGGCTACAGTAGCCAAG GTACATATCTTCACAAAGCAACCGATTTATTGCTCAATCCGAATGAGTGGCGACGCACAAAGCACAGGAGCCAAACCAGTTCCAGCTCTGCAGGCCTACTCCACCACGCAGCGCTGTATGATGGGAGGTTCACTGAGGATGAGTGGGACAAGATACCTGG ATTCGTCAGCCCCCCTCGTTGCCATGGCACCCTGAACCAGGAAGATAGCCTCTGGTCCCAGGCTCTGCAAGACCTCGAGACCTGTGGCCAGTCAGAGATTCTCAGGGAGCTGGAG gcATCCATGACAGGCAGCGCTTTCAGTCTGTACCTTGAGGAAACCAAGACCAACGACGACTCAATGTTTCATACTGAAATTAGTCCCATTAAGAGGGAGAGGATGCATGGCGAGTCTAGGAACAAAAGCAACCTGAACACGTCGACTGGAGCCAGAGATGATATTTTGTCCTCTATCCCTCTGACACTGCACAAG GTGACTGTAAGGAAGGACATTGAGAGCCATGACTTTGGTTTCAGTGTATCCGACGGGCTCCTGGAGAAAGGGGTCTATGTCAACATGATCCGCCCTGATGGCCCTGCTGACCAGGCAGGGTTAAAACCTTTTGACCGCATTCTTCAG
- the LOC116693152 gene encoding glutamate receptor-interacting protein 2 isoform X6 — MLCGLRRDTKNSIDEGPYSKGSKESGATDQSHSSCRRSFSEECRGVTTVDLMKREGSNLGLTISGGSDKDGKPRVSNLRPGGLAARSDQLNVGDYIKSVNGINLSKLRHDEIISLLKNIGERVVLEVEYELPQLVQNPSGVLTKTMEVCLHKEGNSFGFVMRGGFHEDWRRSRPLVVTYIRPGGPADREGTLKAGDRVLSIDGMPLNREKHADALTMLMQSSQEALFLIEYDVSVMEAMQQASGPLLVEIVKGPSTSLGISLTTTIYRSKQVIIIDKIKAASVVERCGALHAGDILLSIDGTSTEHCSLMEATQLLASTCDVVKLEILPASQSRLPVRPQDTVKVQKSNHHHWDQSSNYCHPPHASHCKTWSSPSHPHNQQDHCKSLVSGGFSPSSTATSGFSSQGSNTLPCPIPPVAPTSPRSLTGKRRNRKKDHKSSLSLTSSSVGPGGQIFHVETSEVILRGDPLTGFGIQLQGGVFATETLSAPPVIRFIEPDSPAERCGLLQVGDRLLSINGIPTEDGTLEEAHQLLRDSALANKVTVEIEFDVAESVVPSSGTFHVKLPKRRGVELGITISASKKPGKPLIISDIRKGSIAHRTGTLEPGDRLLAIDSVRLENCTMEDAMHVLQQAEDMVKLRIQKDEDNIDELEMSGSIIYTVELKRYNGPLGITISGTEEPFDPIVISGLTKKGLAERTGAIHIGDRVLAINGVSLKGKPLSEAIHLLQMAGESVTLKIKKKADQPDGRRPLDREAGFLSDTEDDLTDSQKTSKHSEVYSATLPSIDSAMSSWDSSGFDAGYSSQGTYLHKATDLLLNPNEWRRTKHRSQTSSSSAGLLHHAALYDGRFTEDEWDKIPGFVSPPRCHGTLNQEDSLWSQALQDLETCGQSEILRELEASMTGSAFSLYLEETKTNDDSMFHTEISPIKRERMHGESRNKSNLNTSTGARDDILSSIPLTLHKVTVRKDIESHDFGFSVSDGLLEKGVYVNMIRPDGPADQAGLKPFDRILQVNRVRTRDLDCCLTVPLIIEAGDSLDLVISRNPLAAADTGLPDDSDDPLNSLFCFPEHRTNSIAL, encoded by the exons ATGCTGTGTGGTCTGAGGAGAGACACCAAGAACAGCATTG ATGAAGGACCATACTCAAAGGGGAGCAAGGAGTCCGGGGCAACTGACCAATCACATTCATCCTGCAGGCGCAGCTTCTCAG AGGAGTGCCGAGGAGTGACCACGGTGGACCTGATGAAAAGGGAAGGCAGCaaccttggcctcaccatctccggAGGCTCTGATAAGGATGGCAAGCCCAGAGTGTCAAACCTACGGCCAGGTGGGCTAGCTGCCAG GAGCGACCAGCTGAATGTAGGAGACTACATAAAGTCAGTGAATGGCATCAACCTGTCAAAGCTTCGCCACGATGAGATCATCAGCCTGCTGAAGAACATCGGGGAGAGAGTTGTGCTGGAGGTGGAGTACGAGCTGCCTCAACTCG TCCAGAACCCCTCAGGAGTCTTAACCAAAACCATGGAGGTGTGTTTACACAAGGAGGGAAACAGCTTTGGGTTTGTTATGAGAG GAGGCTTCCACGAGGACTGGCGCAGGTCTCGTCCTCTGGTGGTTACATACATCAGGCCCGGAGGCCCCGCTGACAG AGAGGGCACTTTGAAGGCCGGAGACCGAGTATTGAGCATAGACGGCATGCCTTTAAACCGAGAGAAGCACGCTGACGCTTTGACCATGCTGATGCAGAGCAGCCAGGAAGCTCTGTTCCTGATTGAGTATGACGTCTCCGTCATGG AGGCAATGCAGCAAGCCTCGGGCCCTCTGCTGGTGGAGATAGTGAAAGGTCCCTCCACCAGCCTCGGGATCAGCCTCACTACAACAATATACAGGAGCAAAcaagttattattattgacaAGATAAAGGCAGCCAGCGTGGTGGAAAG gTGTGGAGCGCTGCATGCAGGGGACATCCTTCTGTCCATAGATGGGACCAGCACAGAGCACTGCTCTCTGATGGAGGCCACGCAGCTACTTGCTAGCACTTGTGATGTTGTGAAACTGGAGATTCTCccagccagtcagagcagactTCCTGTCAGGCCGCAAGACACAG TAAAAGTGCAGAAGAGCAACCATCATCACTGGGACCAAAGCAGCAACTACTGCCATCCCCCACATGCCAGCCACTGCAAGACATGGAGCAGCCCAAGCCACCCACACAACCAGCAGGACCACTGCAAAT CTCTGGTGAGCGGTGGCTTCTCCCCTTCCTCCACAGCCACCTCGGGCTTTAGCAGCCAGGGTAGCAACACGCTGCCCTGTCCCATCCCTCCGGTAGCTCCCACCAGCCCCCGCAGCTTGACGGGCAAGAGGAGGAACAGGAAGAAGGACCATAAAAGCTCAC TTTCTCTGACGTCCAGTTCTGTCGGCCCAGGGGGGCAGATTTTTCATGTGGAAACAAGCGAGGTCATCCTGAGGGGGGATCCACTCACAGGTTTTGGGATCCAGCTGCAGGGGGGTGTTTTTGCCACAGAAACCCTGTCTGCTCCCCCAGTCATCCGCTTTATTGAGCCCGACAGCCCAGCTGAGAG GTGTGGACTGCTGCAGGTTGGGGACAGACTGTTGTCCATTAATGGGATCCCGACTGAAGATGGCACTTTGGAGGAAGCCCATCAGCTGCTCAGAGACTCCGCTCTGGCCAACAAGGTCACAGTGGAGATTGAGTTTGACGTTGCAG AGTCGGTGGTTCCCAGCAGTGGTACCTTCCACGTTAAACTACCCAAGAGGAGAGGAGTGGAGCTGGGCATTACCATCAGTG CAAGTAAGAAACCTGGCAAGCCCCTCATCATCTCTGACATCAGAAAAGGAAGCATAGCACACAG AACAGGCACTCTGGAGCCTGGAGACCGGCTACTGGCCATCGACAGTGTGCGTCTGGAGAACTGCACCATGGAGGACGCCATGCATGTCCTACAGCAGGCCGAGGACATGGTCAAACTCCGAATCCAGAaagatgaggacaacattg ATGAGTTGGAGATGTCAGGCTCTATAATCTACACCGTTGAGCTGAAGAGATATAACGGACCACTAGGCATCACGATCTCTGGCACAGAGGAGCCCTTTGATCCCATCGTCATTTCTGGCCTCACTAAGAAAGGCCTGGCAGAGAG GACCGGGGCCATCCATATAGGGGACCGTGTCCTGGCCATCAACGGAGTCAGTCTGAAAGGAAAGCCACTGAGCGAGGCCATCCATCTTCTGCAGATGGCTGGGGAGTCCGTCACcctcaagataaaaaaaaaggctgacc AACCTGACGGCCGACGGCCTCTGGATAGAGAAGCTGGGTTTTTAAGTGACACGGAGGATGACCTGACAGACTCCCAGAAGACCAGTAAACACTCCGAGGTCTACTCAGCCACTCTGCCCAGTATAGACTCTGCAATGAGCTCCTGGGACAGCTCAGGGTTTGACGCCGGCTACAGTAGCCAAG GTACATATCTTCACAAAGCAACCGATTTATTGCTCAATCCGAATGAGTGGCGACGCACAAAGCACAGGAGCCAAACCAGTTCCAGCTCTGCAGGCCTACTCCACCACGCAGCGCTGTATGATGGGAGGTTCACTGAGGATGAGTGGGACAAGATACCTGG ATTCGTCAGCCCCCCTCGTTGCCATGGCACCCTGAACCAGGAAGATAGCCTCTGGTCCCAGGCTCTGCAAGACCTCGAGACCTGTGGCCAGTCAGAGATTCTCAGGGAGCTGGAG gcATCCATGACAGGCAGCGCTTTCAGTCTGTACCTTGAGGAAACCAAGACCAACGACGACTCAATGTTTCATACTGAAATTAGTCCCATTAAGAGGGAGAGGATGCATGGCGAGTCTAGGAACAAAAGCAACCTGAACACGTCGACTGGAGCCAGAGATGATATTTTGTCCTCTATCCCTCTGACACTGCACAAG GTGACTGTAAGGAAGGACATTGAGAGCCATGACTTTGGTTTCAGTGTATCCGACGGGCTCCTGGAGAAAGGGGTCTATGTCAACATGATCCGCCCTGATGGCCCTGCTGACCAGGCAGGGTTAAAACCTTTTGACCGCATTCTTCAG